Genomic segment of Deltaproteobacteria bacterium:
GCGCCGTGGTCGAGCCTCCCAGGCCCAACGGACCGGCGCCCGAGCGGTTGACCCGCTCCGTGATCCAGTTCTCCCATTCGTTTTGCTTGTCGAGGCTTCCTTTCTTCATGGCCTCGAGCATCAGGGCCGAAGCCTCGAAATGGCTGCGGCCCACTCCCACGGCCAATACAGCGGGGGTGCATCCCAAACTGCCCACTTCGGCCGCGATCCAGTCCGCCGCTTCTCCCAGGACCCTCTCGGCCGAGCGCCGGTGAAACACGCGGTGCGTCTTCGCCCGGATTTCCGGACCGCCGCCCAACAAGAGCACGGTAATGCTCCATTCGGAGCCGGCAACCGGGTTGATCAGCAGGGGGGCGGGCAGCATCCTGGCCGGGTCGTCGTGCAGGCCTTGGGTCTGCTCGATGCGGGCCTGATCGTCCCCCCTGACCGCCATGGGACGGCCGGGCATGAGACGCAAACCTTCGGCCACCCCCTCCTTGACGGCGCTCAGCCAATGTGCAGGCAGAACCGCTTCCTGGCCCAGATCTATGAACACATGGGGGATACCGGTGTCGTCGCAAAGGGGGAACCCGCTTTCTTCGGCGACTCGAGCATTCTCGAGTATTCCCTCGATCACCCAACGGGCTCGGGGGTCGCTTTCCAGAGCCAAAGCCCTCCGGTAGGCGGCCGTCTGATGCGCCCGGAAACCGGTGCCCGCGCGTACGAGGCAACGGGCCGTGGCTTCCCGGATTTGTTCGAAATCAATCATGGTCACGCAGCCCGCCCCGTCTTCAGGGACTCGAATAGATTTTCACCGTGGGCAATGGCTACAATAGCCGGAAGAGCCGTCACCTCGAGTTCGAAAAAGGC
This window contains:
- a CDS encoding fumarate hydratase, translated to MIDFEQIREATARCLVRAGTGFRAHQTAAYRRALALESDPRARWVIEGILENARVAEESGFPLCDDTGIPHVFIDLGQEAVLPAHWLSAVKEGVAEGLRLMPGRPMAVRGDDQARIEQTQGLHDDPARMLPAPLLINPVAGSEWSITVLLLGGGPEIRAKTHRVFHRRSAERVLGEAADWIAAEVGSLGCTPAVLAVGVGRSHFEASALMLEAMKKGSLDKQNEWENWITERVNRSGAGPLGLGGSTTALGTLLNIGPQRASGVRIVCVRPCCCFEPRRASVVFTSEGRRWGED